The following are encoded in a window of Centroberyx gerrardi isolate f3 chromosome 1, fCenGer3.hap1.cur.20231027, whole genome shotgun sequence genomic DNA:
- the wdr76 gene encoding WD repeat-containing protein 76 — MAKEAMKQAVVKIYLLQEITPPGPEEPGTERAVRRSGRQKKGDLATKRLNYTNKDNSAKKRKTATLKEKISDEEKSQNESKVKKEDSSNVENSDVERASNGYGGLSAYELERLENIRQNQAFLSSINLLEATEDLKRSVRPKPSQRGLVRSKAAVREVPPPRKSLRLQNKEAETFTLPPESRGVLDSQLYKKPPGPLPMVPVNMEEGSRLPPQLPELCSEDSTKEEKMELDLKEYRSALKTMRITEDRVAKVVKGRIFSAAFHPCTSSLLIATGDMWGHVGLWNLDGGWGDDGVLLFEPHTRPVSCMAFSRTHPTHLLSLSYDGSLRCMDVEKALFDDVYDIKDGLKTFDFLSHDCMTLVVGHWYGDVAIVDRRTPGNSHESLHTLDPKSLRCVSVHPLHKQYFAVAENKVVSIYDSRCLKKTKSQVVSQLHGHSLSISSAYFSPSTGNRVLTSCMDNKIRIYDTSAMTTTAPLLTSIRHDMHTGRWLTRLSAVWDPKQEDCFVVGCMRPRMVQVFHESGQLQHSFRDDDHLSTVLSVTAFHPTRNALLGGNASGRLHVFTD, encoded by the exons ATGGCGAAAGAAGCTATGAAACAAGCTGTGGTGAAGATATATTTATTACAG GAAATAACCCCCCCTGGGCCTGAGGAGCccgggacagagagagcagtcCGCCGGTCAGGTCGACAGAAAAAGGGGGACCTGGCAACTAAACGCCTCAACTACACCAATAAAGACAATTCTGCCAAgaagaggaag ACAGCAACTTTGAAGGAGAAAATAAGTGATGAAGAAAAGAGCCAGAATGAGAGCAAGGTCAAAAAGGAGGACTCCTCTAATGTTGAAAATAGCGATGTGGAGCGTGCATCT AATGGATATGGAGGACTGTCGGCATATGAACTGGAGCGCCTGGAGAACATCAGACAGAACCAAGCCTTCCTGTCTTCCATCAACTTATTGGAA GCAACTGAGGATCTGAAGCGGTCGGTACGGCCAAAGCCATCACAGCGGGGTCTCGTGAG GTCAAAGGCTGCTGTGAGAGAAGTGCCGCCTCCTCGCAAGTCCTTACGTCTCCAAAATAAAGAGGCGGAGACCTTCACGCTTCCCCCTGAATCCCGAGGAGTATTGGAT TCTCAGCTGTATAAGAAGCCTCCCGGCCCTCTGCCCATGGTTCCAGTGAACATGGAAGAGGGCAGTCGACTACCTCCACAGCTGCCTGAGCTCTGCTCCGAG GACTccacaaaagaagaaaagatggAGCTTGATCTGAAAGA GTATCGCTCTGCCCTTAAGACCATGAGGATAACTGAGGATCGAGTGGCCAAAGTGGTGAAAGGTCGTATCTTCTCTGCTGCCTTCCACCCCTGCACCAGCAGTCTGCTCATAGCTACAGGAGACATGTGGGGGCATGTAGGACTCTGGAACTTG GATGGTGGTTGGGGTGATGATGGCGTGCTGCTCTTTGAGCCTCACACTCGTCCAGTGAGCTGCATGGCGTTCTCCAGGACTCATCCTACCCACCTGCTGAGTCTCAGCTACGATGGATCTCTACGCTGCATGGATGTAGAGAAGGCCCTCTTTGATGAT GTGTATGACATTAAAGATGGCCTGAAAACCTTTGACTTCCTGTCACATGACTGTATGACACTTGTGGTTGGGCATTGGTATGGAGATGTTGCCATTGTCGACAGGCGCACCCCAGG CAACTCCCATGAGTCCCTCCACACCCTGGACCCCAAGAGCCTTCGCTGTGTTAGCGTCCATCCTCTACACAAGCAGTACTTTGCAGTGGCAGAGAATAA GGTAGTGAGTATTTACGATAGCCGCTGTCTGAAGAAGACCAAGAGCCAGGTGGTCTCCCAGCTGCACGGCCACTCTTTAAGCATATCCAGCGCTTATTTCTCCCCTAGTACAGGGAACAGAGTGCTCACCTCCTGTATGGACAACAAGATTAG gatATATGACACCTCAGCAATGACCACCACAGCTCCCTTGCTGACCTCCATCAG ACATGACATGCACACAGGCCGCTGGCTGACCAGACTGTCAGCAGTGTGGGACCCTAAACAGGAGGACTGCTTCGTGGTGGGATGCATGCGGCCTCGCATGGTGCAGGTGTTCCACGAAAGCGGCCAGCTGCAGCACTCATTCAGAGATGATGACCACCTCAGCACGGTGCTGTCCGTCACAGCCTTCCACCCCACAAGGAATGCCTTGCTGGGGGGCAACGCCTCAGGACGCCTGCATGTCTTCACCGACTGA
- the LOC139920935 gene encoding pro-cathepsin H-like isoform X1, producing the protein MALGAVAWLTVLGLVHLTPLILLEEEYQFKGWMSQHSKVYEIEEYYHRLQIFTENKRRIEHHNAGNHSFTMGLNQFSDMTFEEFRKSFLLTEPQNCSATEGGHVSRNGPYPDFVDWRQKGNFVSPVKNQGHCGSCWTFSTTGCLESVTAIATGKLLLLSEQQLIDCAQDFNNHGCMGGLPSQAFEYIKYNNGLMTEDDYPYKGYDDTCHFKPSLAAAFVSDVVNITSYDEKGMVDAVARLNPVSFGYQVTADFMHYKEGVYTSTQCKNTTDMVNHAVLAVGYGAEENGTPYWIVKNSWGTAWGMEGYFLIERGKNMCGLAACCSYPLPLV; encoded by the exons ATGGCGCTCGGTGCCGTTGCATGGTTAACTGTCCTCGGCTTAGTTCATTTAACACCGTTAATTTTACTCGAAG AGGAGTATCAGTTTAAAGGATGGATGTCACAG CACAGCAAAGTTTATGAAATTGAGGAGTATTACCATCGGCTTCAGATATTCACTGAGAATAAGAGGAGAATCGAACATCATAATGCTGGGAATCACTCCTTCACAA TGGGGCTGAATCAGTTCTCAGACATGACCTTTGAGGAATTCAGGAAGTCTTTCCTTTTGACTGAGCCTCAG AACTGCTCAGCCACTGAAGGGGGTCATGTCAGCAGGAATGGTCCTTACCCCGACTTTGTGGACTGGAGACAGAAGGGCAACTTTGTGTCTCCTGTGAAGAACCAG GGTCACTGTGGAAGCTGCTGGACCTTCTCCACCACTGGCTGCCTGGAGTCAGTCACTGCTATCGCTACCGGGAAGCTATTACTTCTG TCTGAGCAGCAACTGATAGACTGTGCCCAAGACTTCAACAACCATGGATGCATGGG TGGGCTCCCCAGCCAGGCGTTTGAGTACATCAAATACAACAATGGGCTCATGACAGAGGATGACTATCCCTACAAAGGCTAT GATGACACTTGCCATTTCAAACCTTCGCTGGCAGCTGCTTTCGTCTCTGATGTTGTCAACATAACAAGT TACGATGAAAAGGGCATGGTTGATGCTGTGGCCAGGCTCAACCCTGTGAGTTTTGGCTACCAAGTCACAGCTGATTTTATGCACTACAAAGAAGGTGTTTATACCAG CACCCAGTGTAAGAACACTACAGACATGGTGAATCATGCAGTCCTTGCTGTGGGTTACGGTGCCGAAGAGAACGGCACACCATATTGGATTGTGAAGAACTCTTGGGGCACAGCCTGGGGAATGGAGGG ATATTTTTTGATTGAGCGAGGGAAGAACATGTGTGGACTGGCTGCTTGCTGCTCTTACCCTCTGCCTTTGGTTTGA
- the LOC139920935 gene encoding pro-cathepsin H-like isoform X2, with protein MSQHSKVYEIEEYYHRLQIFTENKRRIEHHNAGNHSFTMGLNQFSDMTFEEFRKSFLLTEPQNCSATEGGHVSRNGPYPDFVDWRQKGNFVSPVKNQGHCGSCWTFSTTGCLESVTAIATGKLLLLSEQQLIDCAQDFNNHGCMGGLPSQAFEYIKYNNGLMTEDDYPYKGYDDTCHFKPSLAAAFVSDVVNITSYDEKGMVDAVARLNPVSFGYQVTADFMHYKEGVYTSTQCKNTTDMVNHAVLAVGYGAEENGTPYWIVKNSWGTAWGMEGYFLIERGKNMCGLAACCSYPLPLV; from the exons ATGTCACAG CACAGCAAAGTTTATGAAATTGAGGAGTATTACCATCGGCTTCAGATATTCACTGAGAATAAGAGGAGAATCGAACATCATAATGCTGGGAATCACTCCTTCACAA TGGGGCTGAATCAGTTCTCAGACATGACCTTTGAGGAATTCAGGAAGTCTTTCCTTTTGACTGAGCCTCAG AACTGCTCAGCCACTGAAGGGGGTCATGTCAGCAGGAATGGTCCTTACCCCGACTTTGTGGACTGGAGACAGAAGGGCAACTTTGTGTCTCCTGTGAAGAACCAG GGTCACTGTGGAAGCTGCTGGACCTTCTCCACCACTGGCTGCCTGGAGTCAGTCACTGCTATCGCTACCGGGAAGCTATTACTTCTG TCTGAGCAGCAACTGATAGACTGTGCCCAAGACTTCAACAACCATGGATGCATGGG TGGGCTCCCCAGCCAGGCGTTTGAGTACATCAAATACAACAATGGGCTCATGACAGAGGATGACTATCCCTACAAAGGCTAT GATGACACTTGCCATTTCAAACCTTCGCTGGCAGCTGCTTTCGTCTCTGATGTTGTCAACATAACAAGT TACGATGAAAAGGGCATGGTTGATGCTGTGGCCAGGCTCAACCCTGTGAGTTTTGGCTACCAAGTCACAGCTGATTTTATGCACTACAAAGAAGGTGTTTATACCAG CACCCAGTGTAAGAACACTACAGACATGGTGAATCATGCAGTCCTTGCTGTGGGTTACGGTGCCGAAGAGAACGGCACACCATATTGGATTGTGAAGAACTCTTGGGGCACAGCCTGGGGAATGGAGGG ATATTTTTTGATTGAGCGAGGGAAGAACATGTGTGGACTGGCTGCTTGCTGCTCTTACCCTCTGCCTTTGGTTTGA